AGCTTTTCGTGGTTCATCGCCCGTGTGGCCAGCACGAACCCGATGCACACCATCAAACCCAATGCCGTTTGTGCGGTGACGGTTGTGCTGAGTCCGCCACCCGCGACGGACATCAACATCACGAGCATCCCTAGCACCAACATCATGACGTGACCTCTTCGAGGCCAGTGCATCCACAACACGCACATCAACATGAAGGCCGCGTGACCGATCGAATCCACCGCCACCAACAGCACGTTGGGCGTTCCTTGCAAGGCAGGATAAAAACGCCATGCGAAGACAATCAGAACCGAGCCCAAGAGCGAACCAAAGAGCACGACACCGCGAGCCATGCGAATTTTCCAATTCGCGATCGAAACGACCGGCTCCGGCCAACGAAGGCGAATCGAGACCACAACTATGAGAGTGATCGTGGCGACGAAAAGACAGGCCGGCGAAGTCACGAACGTGCTGCCCAAGAACCACGCCAGTGCAAGCGTCAATGCACCCAGCACCACTCGATCATCCGCAAACCAATCTCGCCATTCCTTCGGCTCTTCGTGCGTCAAAGATGTCATGAAAGCACCTCCGCCGATTTCTTTTCATTGCTAGAAACGGCCATTCCACCAAATACGTCCCGCGGTTCTTCGTTGATATCCAGCCACATCAAATCGGGCAGATGAGAGAGGTCAGCTGCATCGCGATCGCGACGAGAAAAAACGACCCCATGAAAAGTGCCACCGGCCTGCGGCATCGCGTGCAGGACATCCTGAGCAGTGGACGCATCCACCGGTTCGGCTTCGGCGAGTGCCATCAACAAGGGCATCGGGTCGGAAGCTCCTTCGCACAACACCGACCGCAAGTCCCCATTGCGTTCCTGACTTTGAATCACCGAAGGCGCCCGCCAAGGAACGATCAAACGCACTTGCACGTTGGCTCCCACCAAAGTTTCCAATCCCGCCGAAGCGATCGACAACAAACGTTCCAACGACGCGTCTTCATCGTCCGTATAGCGACGCCAACGCGAAACCGACACAACACTCGCCTCCGACTCAACGGGAGTCGTGTCGATGAATACAGTCACGGTTTGTTTGGCCGCTGAATTGAACTCACGCAGGATGGGTTTGCCCAATCGAGCCCACGAGGCAAAGTCCCAACGGCGAACCGGCATCCCGGCTCGATATTCGCGACTGCCGACGTAGTGCTGGTGATCACCTTGAGACAAACCGACCGCCAGTCCTCTCAGACTTGTATGTATGACTTGCCATGCCGTCTCGCTGTCCCAATCGAGCCTCCTCGGTGTGATCACCATCGACTCGCCACTGTCGATCCACTGCGTCGACCGAAACAAATGAAAGGGAAACAACGATTCGACTCGCGCAGGCGGCATCTCATGCACACCCCGCCTGAGAAACGTCAACGATTGCTCCAACGTTGCCGTCGCACCCGAGGCGATCTCAGGAATCCACTGCATCGCCGACGCATCCAAGGGCATCTCAATGTCTCGCCGACCATTTTTTCGGCGGCTCGGATCCAATCCCACACACAAGCTCATTGCGGGCAAGCGACCTTGGTGAATCAGTGAGACGCGAGCCACAAAGCTCTCACCCGCTCGAACCGCCAATGGAACATCCAACGTCACCTTCAAACGAGGTGACATGATTCGGTTGATCACCCAACCAACCACGAACATTGCGAAACAGGCGGCGAACGTTCCCATCCATGGATAGCCCCAGACAATGTTCAGCGACACGATTCCCATTAGCAGCAAGGTCACCGATCCACCGGTCATGCTCCGGCGCAGCGCCAACCACCAAACGATGGGATTGCACCATCGAAGGGCTTTCAACAACAAGCGTCTTCGCGACCAATGCGTTTTCCGCGATGCAGAGGCTTCCCGTTTCATTGGTCACCTTTCAAACCGGGACGGGGACTTGATCCACGATGGACGCAACGATTTGACGACTCTCGTTCGATGTCGCGGTTCCGTGACGCGTGCTCACTCGGTGAGCCAAGACCGCCGTTGCCAATTGCTGCACATCATCGGGTAAGACAAAGTCACGGCCCATCAACACAGCGCGAGCCTGGGATGCACGCATCAACATTTTGCTGCCCCGTGGACTGCATCCCACACGCAATCGAGAATCTTGTCGCGTCGCGGTGGCCAAGGCGACGACATAGGCCGCGACCTTTCGATCCGTTTGAATTTGACGCACCCAGGTTTGCAAGTGCGTCAGCTCTTCGGCCTGCATGACTGGCTGCAGACCTTCGACTGGTTCAGCTTCGGATTGCTCCA
The DNA window shown above is from Rhodopirellula bahusiensis and carries:
- a CDS encoding DUF58 domain-containing protein, which gives rise to MKREASASRKTHWSRRRLLLKALRWCNPIVWWLALRRSMTGGSVTLLLMGIVSLNIVWGYPWMGTFAACFAMFVVGWVINRIMSPRLKVTLDVPLAVRAGESFVARVSLIHQGRLPAMSLCVGLDPSRRKNGRRDIEMPLDASAMQWIPEIASGATATLEQSLTFLRRGVHEMPPARVESLFPFHLFRSTQWIDSGESMVITPRRLDWDSETAWQVIHTSLRGLAVGLSQGDHQHYVGSREYRAGMPVRRWDFASWARLGKPILREFNSAAKQTVTVFIDTTPVESEASVVSVSRWRRYTDDEDASLERLLSIASAGLETLVGANVQVRLIVPWRAPSVIQSQERNGDLRSVLCEGASDPMPLLMALAEAEPVDASTAQDVLHAMPQAGGTFHGVVFSRRDRDAADLSHLPDLMWLDINEEPRDVFGGMAVSSNEKKSAEVLS